One region of Macadamia integrifolia cultivar HAES 741 chromosome 11, SCU_Mint_v3, whole genome shotgun sequence genomic DNA includes:
- the LOC122093271 gene encoding photosystem I reaction center subunit V, chloroplastic-like codes for MASTTTLFSTLAPSSSVQKHHAQALLTTSTPSLHQCFQGLRPMKPTDGSLFVQTMKKSAQASSSATRKLMKKGGLRVRSELNPSVVISLSTGLSLFLGRFVFFNFQRENVAKQGLPEQNGMTHFEAGDTRAKEYVSLLKSNDPVGFNIVDVLAWGSIGHIVAYYILATSSNGYDPKFFD; via the coding sequence CGACGACCACCTTGTTCTCTACACTGGCACCGTCGTCCTCCGTCCAGAAACACCACGCTCAAGCACTGCTGACTACTTCTACCCCATCTCTTCATCAATGTTTCCAAGGACTGAGACCCATGAAGCCCACGGACGGGTCCCTTTTCGTCCAGACCATGAAGAAATCCGCCCAGGCATCCTCCTCCGCCACTAGGAAATTGATGAAGAAGGGTGGGTTGAGAGTGAGATCGGAGCTGAACCCGTCGGTGGTGATAAGCCTGAGCACGGGGCTGTCTCTGTTCTTGGGGAGGTTCGTGTTCTTCAACTTCCAGAGGGAGAACGTGGCGAAGCAGGGGCTTCCAGAGCAGAACGGGATGACCCACTTCGAGGCAGGGGACACCAGGGCCAAGGAGTACGTTAGCCTCCTTAAATCCAACGATCCCGTTGGCTTCAACATCGTCGACGTCCTCGCCTGGGGTTCCATCGGCCACATCGTCGCCTACTACATCCTCGCCACCTCCAGCAACGGCTATGACCCCAAGTTCTTCGATTga